GCTTCTTACCATCTTCGCCTAAAATCAGACCAAATTCTGCATGAACAAAGTTATGCCCATCTGTAATCCATCCTGCACGTTTGCCTACCTGAAAAATTTGGGCGAAATGATTATTTTGTTCTGAACCAACGGGATAAATGACTCGTTGTGCCTTGTCTTCTCTAACTCGATGACGAATAGCTGCTAAATCTGTAGTAGCATAATTGTAGCCACCATCTGACTTTTTAACAATCAAAGGCAAAGGATTCCCCTCGCGATTGGTAAAACCTTCTAAGAAAACGCACATCGCACCTTCGCTTGCTTCTAAAAGACCGAGTCGATCTAGTTCTTGCAAAGTTTGGGAGAGAAAAGGATTATAGAAAGATTCTCCTCGTTCGATAATAGAAGACAGTCCCATTAAATCGTAGATCTGACGATAAGAACGACTAGACAATTCACAAACAATTTTCCAGGCTTTAATTGTTTTTTCATCTCCTGCCTGTAATTCCACAACTGCTTGGCGAGAAGCATCCCGAAAGGTTTCGTCTTCGTCAAATCTTTTCTTTGCCTGACGATAAAAAGTAGACAACTCTCCCAAATTCATTTCTTGCTCAGATGCTAATGCTTCAGGATAAGCTTCTCTTAGATAAGCAATCAACATTCCAAAAGGTGTACCCCAATCGCCTATATGACTTATACGTAGAACATCATGACCAATAAATTCTAAAATCCTACTCAGACATTCACCAATAATCGCCGATCGCAAATGTCCCACGTGCATTTCTTTGGCAACATTAGGACTGGGGTAATCAACTATGACTCGTTGAGGATTTTGAGTCGGTTCAATACCTAATCTTTTGTCGGCCTGGATTTTACGTAGCAATTCCCCAATGTAATTAGATTTTAGCGTAAAGTTGATAAAACCTGATCCTGCGATTATGGGAGTTTCGCACATATCTGCTAGCTGAAGCCGATCGATGAGCGATTGGGCGATCGCTCTAGGATTTTGCTTGAGAGGTTTAGCTAAGGATAGAGCAACGTTAGACTGATAGTCACCAAACTTAGGATTATTTGTCGGCGCAATCAAAGGATCTGTATCTGCCAATTCTGCACCAAAGGCAGCAACCAGAGCTTGGCTAACAGAATCTTGAAGCTGTTTTAGTATAGAAGTCATGATAATAGCTGGAAACCTTAAATTTGATGTGTATAAATGTCTGTATGTAGCTCTAAGCCTTAAGCTCCTGGCTCTAAGCTTTCTTTTGTAAATTATTAAATCAACTAACAGAAAAAATACTTAAAGTAGATGAGCCGTTATTATCCAGAATAATTAATTTATCATCAATCTAGCTAGTAGAATGTCGATCTTCCATAATTATCAGTAACTGTGTTTACTACTCCCTACTTTCTATCTCCCTAATTATTTTGTGTAGACATCAAGATTGAACCCTGATGGGCTTGAGGAGCAGATACATCTTCAACAGTTATAGCAACTATCTTAATTGTTTTGGGTTCAAGATAGGGTTGTGGAACAGCAATTTCCTGAGCAAAATAGCCTGAATCGTTGACTTGAAATACCGCAGTTAAAATAGCTCCTTTCTCATCTGTGGTATAGGGAACATCTTTACCTACCACTGTCCATAGAGCATAAGCTTTTTCTGGAGGTAAAGGCGGTAAATTATTAACGTTGAGGGTAGCATTTAGCCGATCTGGGGAGACAACTAACTTAGCTGTTGATTTTTTAGCTGCATCTTCGCTCTTTAATAAATAGGTAAGTTGATCGCTCTGTGT
This DNA window, taken from Pleurocapsa sp. FMAR1, encodes the following:
- the argS gene encoding arginine--tRNA ligase; translated protein: MTSILKQLQDSVSQALVAAFGAELADTDPLIAPTNNPKFGDYQSNVALSLAKPLKQNPRAIAQSLIDRLQLADMCETPIIAGSGFINFTLKSNYIGELLRKIQADKRLGIEPTQNPQRVIVDYPSPNVAKEMHVGHLRSAIIGECLSRILEFIGHDVLRISHIGDWGTPFGMLIAYLREAYPEALASEQEMNLGELSTFYRQAKKRFDEDETFRDASRQAVVELQAGDEKTIKAWKIVCELSSRSYRQIYDLMGLSSIIERGESFYNPFLSQTLQELDRLGLLEASEGAMCVFLEGFTNREGNPLPLIVKKSDGGYNYATTDLAAIRHRVREDKAQRVIYPVGSEQNNHFAQIFQVGKRAGWITDGHNFVHAEFGLILGEDGKKLKTRSGEAIKLKDLLNEAIERVRADLKARFIAEKRTETPEFINESAEVIGISAVKYADLSQNRTSDYRFSYDKMLDLKGNTAPYLLYAYVRVQGISRKGNVDLKKLSDAKITLAEASELTLAKHILQFEEVLKDVEKDLLPNRICLYLFELSQKFNQFYDQCPVLQADEPQRTSRLILANLTARTIKLGLSLLGINVLERM